CTTCAACAGAAGTCGAGGCCTACATCCGCGAGTCAGGGACGTCGCGGTATTGGTACATCAAGTACAGCACGCTGGAACCGCTCTTCCGATACGCGCTTGCTCGTGGAGATATTCAACGGAATCCATTACCGCCCGATCCACCAAGGCGAGGACCGAAACTTCAGCCGTACATCTACTCGAAAGCTGAGATTCGCAGGCTCTTGCAGGCAACGGCACGCTACCAGAAGTTTCCGGGAACCCTGGAGCCGATCACCGTCCGCACTCTGATCTTGCTGACCTACGGTGCAGCACTGCGAGCTGGTGAAGTTCGACGACTGAATCGCAAGGACGTTTTGCTCGATGATTCATTGATCACCGTGCGGGACACAAAGTTCTACAAGTCTCGGCTGGTTCCAATCAACGAACAAGTGACCGAAGCAATGCGGGCATATCTGCACCGCGATTCCGCATCTCAAGCTGATGGCGATGCCCCGGCATTTACAACACGAACCGGCGGTCGCATGGCAACTTCGACGGTGGCTGGCCACTTCCGACGTGTTTGCGCTGCAGCTGGAATTCGTCGCGACGATGATGGTCGGTTCCAAACGCGACTACACGACTTGCGGCATAGCTTCGCAGTTCATCGCCTGGTGCAGTGGTATCGCGAAGGCCAGGACGTGCAGGGCTTGTTGCCACATCTATCGGTCTTTCTCGGTCACACACAGCTTGCTGCCACGCAAGTCTATCTCAGTATGACGCCGCAGTTGCTGCAGGAAGCGTCACAACGATTCGAAACATACGCCTTCCCGGAGACATTTCATGCCTGAAACGAAAAACCTTAGCCCCTGGGTTCGCCAATTCCTGGTGGACTATCTTCCTGTCGAACGCAACCTCGCTCGGAACACGCAGAAGAGTTACCGAGATACGCTGCAACAACTTCTTCCGTTTGCTGCAAAGCGAAGTCGCAAACGAATTGATCGCCTGCAGATTGAGGACTTGTCACGAACGAATGTTCTCGAGTTCCTCAGCTACCTCGAAGAAGAACGCGGTTGCAGCGTCTCGACCCGCAACCAGCGGCTTGGTGCTATTCATTCGCTGGCCAGGTTCATCTCAAGTCGGAATCCAGAGTTCATCGAGTGGTACGGCGAACTCGCAACAATTCCGGTGAAGAAGCGAACGCGAACGATGATCGCGTACCTTGAGAAAGACGAAATGGATGGTTTGCTCGGCGCCCCAGACCCATCGACTGCGCAGGGACAACGTGACTTCG
This DNA window, taken from Fuerstiella marisgermanici, encodes the following:
- a CDS encoding tyrosine-type recombinase/integrase, yielding MNLKSYVEQYVRYHQSLGKQFETQSRLLRAFVRKFNSSKTVETLTSTEVEAYIRESGTSRYWYIKYSTLEPLFRYALARGDIQRNPLPPDPPRRGPKLQPYIYSKAEIRRLLQATARYQKFPGTLEPITVRTLILLTYGAALRAGEVRRLNRKDVLLDDSLITVRDTKFYKSRLVPINEQVTEAMRAYLHRDSASQADGDAPAFTTRTGGRMATSTVAGHFRRVCAAAGIRRDDDGRFQTRLHDLRHSFAVHRLVQWYREGQDVQGLLPHLSVFLGHTQLAATQVYLSMTPQLLQEASQRFETYAFPETFHA